The Humulus lupulus chromosome 7, drHumLupu1.1, whole genome shotgun sequence region ACAACCACAAATATTAGACAAATTATCATTCACTTTTCGAATTCAGAGAAAAATATATCAAATCTCTAATtataatacacatatatatatatattgcagcTGAGAAAGAAAAATCCAACCAACCAAattatttgtcaaaaaaaaaaaaaatgttgccGCCAAGAACGACCGCCGAAATCCCTATCACCGGAGCAAAACTCTCCACCGTCGTGCCCGGAACCGTGCGTGGAGAAAACGTAGACCGAGAATTAACCAACATGGACTTGGCGGTGAAGTTTCATTACATCAAAGGGGTTTACTTCTTCAAAAGGATCACCACTGACACCGACGATAAACCGGTAATTCCGTCCGATGGTGGAATAACCATTCAAGAGCTGAAACGGCCATTGTTTGAGCTTCTCGATTGGTTCTTCCCAGCCGCAGGGAGAATTCGGAGGTCCGACGCCTCCGGTCATCCGTACATCAAGTGCAACGATGCCGGTGTACGGATTATCGAAGCTTTTTGCGAGGAGTTGACGGTGGAGGAGTGTTTGGATATGGTGGAAATGGGCTGTTCGTTTCACGATCGTCTTTGTTATAACCAAGTTCTAGGCCCTGATATTGGCTTCTCGCCTCTAGTCCTTCTGCAGGTTCgtgattttttttagaaaaaataaataaagatatacactttttttttatatatataagtcacttttaatatatatatatgggaaaaCATTCGATCTGACAACTTAATTGATTCTTTTATTTTGGTTTTATTATATAGATAACATTAAGAGATATACAAAATGATCTACACGATATCATATTTATTACAAGGGTTTAATCATATTAAACATGTTACAAACTATAAGTGGAAATTTAGAGTAAAAGATTAGAgtacttttaaaaaatataatattaatttcgATAACATATATATCATTGGAGCTTTTACCGTTTTTATTACACGGataagttgtaattaatattttttttaattgactatgtatattatagttataaaaaaatttttacaaaattaaatttttttatgtaatttaggGTGCTAAATTAGAATTTAAACAACTTTTTTCATTCCcccataaaaaataaaacaaacatgcATACAATAAGTATGGCTGAACATTGGTCGGTTTGGATGATTTTTTCTTATTCTAAAATCAAGATTTCAATTTTTGGTTCGGGTTTGTGTGATCCAAAAACTGACCGACCTATTtgcaatacaaaaaaaaaattgaccgatTTAGACTGCAGTTTGGTCAGTTAAAACCGCTCAAATCaaactttatattttttatttgctttctatttttaaataatatttttgggaaatttaagttttaaaaaatatagattATTGGAATctatttttgagatttttttaatatgaaaatgattaatttaatttgttaacTTGAAGATTTGAAAACCTAAACACATATTTACAATGTTACATCCACAAATTTGGAACCTAAGCCTATTCGGTTAGTTTCAGTTTGTACGGTTGGTTTGCTACCAACTTATAAACGGACCAACTTAATGTCGGTTTTCGCCAAGGCAGTTTCAATGGTTTTTGGTTATgttgattttgattttttcagTGTTCGAACAGTTGGTTTGAGCGATTTATTCAATATTTTGGATTTTTGCACGACCTTAACagtaaattatttgaattataattttagcaccttaaattatttaaaaaaatttaaaaatttgcaGAAAGTATCTGCCGAAAACTAAAATGTTATATGGATAAATACAAAATACAGTCCCTACTAGTCTCATATTATATATTAGAGAGtataatatatattaactttGAAACGGTTAAGTTCGCTTTTTGTGAGGTCTAAAATCCTCATTAAATATGTTGTCACTTTTCTTTTAAGGACCGACCAACTTCTTTTTTTGTTAGAATAACAATACATGTATGAAAAtgcttctttattattattattatctttccTCTCAAGTATGGAGTAGGCAGCTTTCTACATTGGGAATTCATAATTGTCCAGAAAAATTCAATATTTTTGGCCATTTATTGGCTGTTCCTGTGAACCTTTTGTCTAGTCGCTATCACAGAACAAGACAAgaaaagtttttttatttttattttttataagtaAATGACTTGTCCCTAAAGTTGAAACACAATAGTAGTGGCGTTCTTACTTTTACATGCCATTAATGTGACTAAATTTTTAATGAATGATTTATAACAACTTCACAGTTAGTTAATTAGTTAGGATGCCCCTATTTATTATTAAACTAAATTGGGTGGATTTTAATATTAGATTGCACTAATAATAATGTGTTAATTTTATATGGCGTTGGATACCACTTGTGCTCCTTAGCATTTTTCATATACTAAGTTTAAGAGAAATGCTAAGAGATACTATTAGTGTCCAACACCACACAAGGAGGATGCATAACTATATTGGTACAATTCAATATTAGACCCTTatttttgaatttaataagtattatgatgTATCACGAACTAACTATAAAGTGACACCTCATGTGGTGTTAAACATCTTAAGATACCAAATAGCAATACTTTTAGCTTAATTATACCACTATTCGAGTTTTACCACATTATTGTAAAGTTTTccgggtttatacatttttggaccctgtgttttgtctcattacctgtttggaccatgtgttttgacaaattattttttggaccctatgttttgtgaaatggttaaaatagaaccttaaactcaattttaatgaagaaaaaattaaatataacaacacagtttttaagcggaataattttatttttgttctgaattgttagtttggtaaattatttgtgattttagttgagaaaacattgaccaaaatcgggtttagggttctattttaaccattttacaaaacataggctctaaaaaataatttgtcaaaacacagggtctaaacaaataatgggaaaaaacacagggtccaaaaaaatataaacccaaaTTTTCCAATAAACTAATGTCATCACAAATTTTCAAGTCAACCACACGAACATAAAATGTGGTACGtgcaaatcttttgttttaaacGTGGTAAGATTCAATGAGAGAAAAAATTAGTTATGCGAAGTAAACCATTCCTATTAGAGAAATggcttatttttaagtttttttagtAAGTGACATTGTTTGTCAGTCTATAACTTGTTTTTATCAAAGCTTTTTGTCATGAATTCCAATCTAGTTCTTGAGAAATAATTTACAATTAAGTCCTTCATTTTTTAAAGCAgtaattaatataatattatagtttaatcttttttttttcaaagacgctcaattttttgaatgaaaatttgtGTATTTTACCTGTAGATGCTATGAATTTTAGAAACATTTTGGGCCATGTGAATATATAGGAAAATTAtcaaatttaaatttgtttaaaaatatttaatagttaCTGTTAATTGAAAAATAGTGAAAAACTTTGGAAATTTTAAAGGCAACTATTAATTAATTTgcaaatattttaattgttaatatgaattagatttattatttttttacattatGAACCAATTTTAAAATGATAGGTCTCGTTAGCTTAAATATAGTGATACAATATTGAAGTTACACACAAAAAATGGTGGTGTTCATTTTTGAAAAATATGAAACTTACTATTGTTTGAAATGTACAAACATATACTGGTATTTTTAtagtaatttaattaaatatggtattattaaaaaaaaatgttagtgTGTTTGGAAAGGAAGCTTATAATTGCTGGTATTAACCAACAAAATTACTGAGCAATCAGTAGAGTAACTGACTGTTAAACTTTGTTAGTCTAAGACCATCTCTAATTCAATATGTAAATTTTGtatcaaatttggcacaaaatctgaaataatcatttatttggctTAATATTTACAATTGACATCCAATGCACAAGAtgtaaattaattaaaagatcaataatttatttaatatttattgataatatacaatttttattttattttttattgtaaaataAGTGAATTTTTAATATAATTGGTCATTAATTGTTAACTATTAAATTAGTGAcaatatgataaataaaaaagtgacATTTATTGCTGAATCAAATTTAATATAACTTTTAACATGTGTCAAATTTGACCCATTTTCTAGAGCACCGTTATAGTGATACTTTTGTTAAAATGTACTAAATATAACAATGTACTATTGTTATAGCATTGGAGACGCTCTAAGGATACCAGTCTATATACATTGAAAAATAccatgtgtatgtatatatatatatatatatttatatgtaaaccTATTGATAATATTTCATTCCAGTTTACCCGGTTCAAATGCGGAGGACTGTCTGTGGGCCTTAGTTGGGCTCATATGCTTGGTGATATAGCATCGGCTTCAATGTTCATGAACACATGGGCCCAAATCATGGCCGGTCACGTGCCTAAAGATTCCATGCACGTGACAAGCCCAAAACAATCAAAACCATTTTCAGTGGAGGAGTTGGATCCACCTCCGGAAAATCATTGGTCATTACCTGCCAATATCGGTCAAAATATGAGAACTCGTTGCTTTAAGGTGAGTGCCAAACAACTCAACCTTCTAATGTCGAACACTTGTGGTAAGAAAGCAGCCAATTTTTCCAGGTTTGAGATACTCTCCGCTGTGATATGGAAATCCTTATCCCAGATAAGGAAAAACTCATCTTCAAAAGTGGTCACAATTTGTTGGTACAAATATCCACGTGGCGATAAATACCGTATTCCAAACAACAAGAGTATG contains the following coding sequences:
- the LOC133788898 gene encoding protein ECERIFERUM 2, producing the protein MLPPRTTAEIPITGAKLSTVVPGTVRGENVDRELTNMDLAVKFHYIKGVYFFKRITTDTDDKPVIPSDGGITIQELKRPLFELLDWFFPAAGRIRRSDASGHPYIKCNDAGVRIIEAFCEELTVEECLDMVEMGCSFHDRLCYNQVLGPDIGFSPLVLLQFTRFKCGGLSVGLSWAHMLGDIASASMFMNTWAQIMAGHVPKDSMHVTSPKQSKPFSVEELDPPPENHWSLPANIGQNMRTRCFKVSAKQLNLLMSNTCGKKAANFSRFEILSAVIWKSLSQIRKNSSSKVVTICWYKYPRGDKYRIPNNKSMVLSTVERDSEVNNVSELAFLIAERKIGEDKAVKEMVGKVDYLVYGANLTLVNLEDVEIYELQMIGQKPIFANFSIEGVGNEGLVLVHSGGPKNGKDDDINGRVVTVVLPEDELAHLENELKANWNIA